One part of the Halopenitus persicus genome encodes these proteins:
- a CDS encoding transcription initiation factor IIB has protein sequence MSQTQSTQVSENGCPECGGCVRADGTETVCADCGLVVGEHRIDHGPEWRSFADDDTDPERTGAPRTRARHDRGLSTEIGRPTRTTARKRRRFARLRTHHNRARIGSKRDRNRVYAFTEIRRLCDVLGVPEAIRDQACVLFESAQDADLLRGRSIEGFAAASVYAAARAANVSRTVPEVCSAAKATADEHHAAFDAMNRELGLPIGAVHPSEYLARFASRLDCASAVEARARELAETAVEAGLVGGKNPSGVAAACLYTAGREHESGLTQQAAADVADVTPVTVRNTYVDLRDRLETAIE, from the coding sequence ATGAGTCAGACCCAATCGACTCAGGTGAGTGAGAACGGGTGTCCCGAGTGTGGTGGGTGCGTGCGCGCCGACGGCACCGAAACCGTCTGCGCCGACTGCGGGCTCGTCGTCGGCGAGCACCGCATCGACCACGGTCCCGAGTGGCGCTCGTTTGCCGACGACGACACCGACCCGGAGCGGACCGGCGCGCCGCGGACGCGGGCACGCCACGACCGCGGCCTCTCCACCGAGATCGGTCGCCCGACGCGCACGACGGCGCGCAAGCGGCGCCGCTTCGCGCGGCTGCGAACGCACCACAACCGGGCGCGGATCGGATCGAAGCGGGATCGGAATCGCGTCTACGCCTTCACGGAGATCCGGCGGCTGTGTGACGTGCTCGGGGTTCCGGAGGCCATCCGCGATCAGGCGTGCGTGCTCTTCGAGTCCGCCCAGGACGCGGACCTCCTCCGTGGACGCTCCATCGAGGGATTCGCCGCCGCGAGCGTCTACGCAGCCGCCCGCGCCGCGAACGTCTCGCGAACGGTGCCGGAGGTGTGCTCGGCGGCGAAGGCGACTGCCGACGAACACCACGCCGCCTTCGACGCGATGAACCGTGAGCTCGGGTTGCCGATCGGCGCGGTCCATCCCTCGGAGTACCTCGCCCGGTTCGCCTCCCGGCTCGACTGCGCGTCGGCCGTCGAGGCACGCGCCCGCGAGTTGGCGGAGACGGCCGTCGAGGCGGGACTCGTCGGCGGGAAAAACCCGAGCGGCGTCGCGGCCGCCTGTCTGTACACCGCGGGCCGCGAGCACGAGTCGGGGCTCACACAGCAGGCGGCGGCGGACGTCGCCGACGTGACGCCGGTCACCGTGCGGAACACCTACGTGGATCTCCGCGACCGGCTCGAGACGGCGATCGAGTAG
- a CDS encoding AAA family ATPase yields MSETTLALVGATGGAGTTRTAVELAAIGAIDGRDVVVIDAAYATQGLSEYVSGRIDPDVTTLVTEGRTDDPGPASYAVDGDWDGTVRLVPASAPFERIARAKRVDAAEGLASLIEAAGEAADHVVVDTPPVASNQAVAAVTAADRTAAVTPATVHGRDALERLRGRVQDVGERVAATVATRGSLPAADVGLPTAESEPVTQPTVRPNGGAYDRAIATAFEVCFGTTLAEAGEGAGVLNRFR; encoded by the coding sequence ATGAGCGAGACGACGCTCGCGCTGGTGGGAGCGACCGGCGGCGCGGGCACCACGCGGACCGCGGTGGAGCTGGCGGCGATCGGCGCGATCGACGGTCGCGACGTCGTCGTGATCGACGCCGCCTACGCGACGCAGGGACTCTCGGAGTACGTTTCCGGCCGGATCGATCCGGACGTCACGACGCTCGTGACCGAGGGTCGGACCGACGATCCCGGGCCCGCTTCGTACGCGGTCGACGGCGACTGGGACGGGACGGTGCGGCTCGTCCCCGCGTCCGCGCCGTTCGAGCGCATCGCGCGAGCGAAGCGGGTCGACGCGGCCGAGGGGCTGGCATCGCTGATCGAGGCGGCCGGCGAGGCGGCCGACCACGTCGTCGTCGACACGCCGCCGGTCGCGTCGAACCAGGCGGTCGCGGCCGTGACCGCGGCTGACCGGACCGCCGCGGTGACGCCCGCCACCGTCCACGGACGGGACGCCCTCGAACGGCTTCGGGGCCGAGTACAGGACGTCGGCGAACGCGTCGCCGCGACGGTCGCGACGCGCGGATCCCTCCCGGCGGCGGACGTCGGCCTCCCGACGGCCGAGTCGGAACCGGTCACGCAGCCGACCGTCCGACCGAACGGGGGCGCGTACGACCGAGCGATCGCGACGGCCTTCGAGGTCTGTTTCGGGACCACGCTCGCCGAGGCTGGCGAGGGCGCCGGCGTCCTCAACCGGTTTCGATAG
- a CDS encoding HIT family protein has product MSDDCIFCSIVDGDIPARTVAETDDVLAFLDANPLARGHTLVIPKAHHEHVGDLPADLSGAIFDVVAELTPRVQAAVDADAANVGINDGTAAGQEVPHVHVHIVPRFEGDGGAPIHAVAGERPDLDDDELDAIAETLRE; this is encoded by the coding sequence ATGTCGGACGACTGCATCTTCTGTTCGATCGTCGACGGCGACATCCCGGCGCGAACCGTGGCGGAGACCGACGACGTGCTCGCGTTCCTTGACGCGAACCCGCTGGCGCGGGGACACACGCTCGTCATCCCCAAGGCCCACCACGAGCACGTCGGCGATCTCCCCGCCGATCTCTCGGGGGCGATCTTCGACGTCGTCGCCGAGTTGACCCCGCGCGTGCAGGCCGCCGTGGACGCGGACGCCGCCAACGTGGGCATCAACGACGGCACGGCGGCCGGCCAGGAGGTTCCGCACGTCCACGTCCACATCGTCCCCCGATTCGAGGGCGACGGCGGCGCGCCGATCCACGCGGTGGCCGGCGAGCGGCCCGACCTCGACGACGACGAACTCGACGCCATCGCCGAAACGCTCCGTGAGTGA
- a CDS encoding PrsW family intramembrane metalloprotease translates to MPDRTDPIESADDAGRDLYDVATWEPRTLLDRAAVTGYWTLTTGTKAFVIVLAAAILLGIGALGAFADPVIRVLTVLSIVPAAALAGYVRASDVTTTEPLSLLVATFLLAVLTATFAAVLNSAVTSLFGPFAGLGQVVFFFIVVGPVEETVKLLAVRLYAYTDVRFDAVIDGAVYGAIAGLGFATIENLLYISRSVDAVEMGISLAILGAGDGIAAVRAFAGPGHVIYSAFAGYYLGLAKFNPEHRGPLVLKGIAIAAVIHATYNSTVGIGSGLIGAVTGLGSFPSLVVYVLIFDGIFGFVLLRKIWRYRETYRAVHAEIDAETDPELTEFEE, encoded by the coding sequence ATGCCAGACCGGACGGACCCCATCGAGAGCGCGGACGACGCGGGACGTGACCTCTACGACGTCGCGACCTGGGAGCCGCGAACGCTCCTCGATCGCGCCGCGGTCACCGGCTACTGGACGCTGACGACGGGCACGAAGGCGTTCGTGATCGTGCTCGCGGCGGCGATCCTGCTCGGGATCGGAGCGCTCGGCGCGTTCGCGGATCCGGTGATCCGGGTCCTCACGGTGCTGTCGATCGTCCCGGCCGCGGCGTTGGCCGGATACGTCCGCGCAAGCGACGTGACCACGACCGAACCGCTCTCGTTGCTGGTCGCGACGTTCCTGCTTGCCGTGTTGACCGCGACGTTCGCGGCGGTGCTCAACTCGGCGGTCACGAGCCTGTTCGGGCCCTTCGCCGGCCTCGGCCAGGTGGTCTTCTTTTTCATCGTCGTCGGCCCCGTCGAGGAGACCGTCAAGCTGCTGGCGGTGCGGCTGTACGCCTACACCGACGTCCGGTTCGACGCAGTGATCGACGGCGCCGTCTACGGCGCGATCGCGGGGCTGGGGTTCGCGACGATCGAGAACCTCCTGTACATCTCGCGGAGCGTCGACGCCGTAGAGATGGGGATCAGCCTGGCGATCCTCGGCGCGGGCGACGGGATCGCGGCGGTCCGCGCGTTCGCCGGGCCGGGCCACGTCATCTACTCCGCGTTCGCGGGCTACTACCTCGGGCTCGCGAAGTTCAACCCCGAACACCGGGGGCCGCTCGTTCTGAAGGGGATCGCGATCGCCGCCGTGATCCACGCGACGTACAACTCGACGGTCGGGATCGGCAGCGGGCTGATCGGCGCGGTGACGGGACTGGGGTCGTTCCCGTCGCTGGTCGTCTACGTGCTCATCTTCGACGGGATCTTCGGGTTCGTCCTCCTGCGGAAGATCTGGCGCTACCGGGAGACCTATCGGGCGGTGCACGCCGAGATCGACGCGGAGACCGATCCCGAGCTGACGGAGTTCGAGGAGTGA
- a CDS encoding DUF7532 family protein, with the protein MHFDQRTQQALREAGLETDAIREASDRVAELVREDAATIESFFGDGGTFYSDMETAHGPDGPTEHEVAGADLYTHGGDLRGYLSFDSWGVPVEDGRVLSADVVELTLGPTVHDRVRFARTVDDL; encoded by the coding sequence ATGCACTTCGATCAGCGCACCCAGCAGGCGCTTCGCGAGGCCGGCCTCGAGACCGACGCCATCCGTGAGGCGAGCGACCGAGTCGCCGAGCTGGTTCGGGAGGACGCCGCGACGATCGAGTCGTTCTTCGGCGACGGCGGGACGTTCTACTCGGATATGGAGACCGCCCACGGCCCCGACGGGCCGACCGAACACGAGGTCGCCGGAGCCGATCTGTACACGCACGGCGGCGACCTCCGCGGCTACCTCTCGTTCGACTCCTGGGGCGTGCCGGTCGAGGACGGTCGCGTGCTCTCGGCGGACGTCGTCGAGCTGACGCTGGGCCCGACGGTTCACGACCGCGTCCGCTTCGCGCGGACCGTCGACGATCTATGA
- a CDS encoding DUF402 domain-containing protein — MNVRVRGIYATALTAAFGAAGHDVVDASAPIRERFAVDSLPDARGPAPVDASVRTTGDRQGVGVHGDGEAVATLTDQLRAVGIDALAWLDPTPRGAVFDGEVTETLGGGAVVRLADDPDAVRDPFAGTDRGASDGAWAVAASAASGVAVGGRGAVEGYLPYGETADRITVGDTLRVQVREPAPPWDDRRPELGVDLRVPGALASLVPGEGTRVDARDDAAGRELAGMADLLGLEPPEGWGIRWHRPAVDAGMDALEAGLSRAIDRLDAVAAVREEDVAAPRPLAAPVAGAWVWFGRESRFALDDRRREVTTTMPGHHRVKAGSEGASAGVDFVEAFCSPETLAVGAGVDDASGATDDGDDVEFPFGVVTETFGPLVGDRVRIAHGKPAGHLVVLGDGEVTDRDADAGRITVERSMTAGGTYDALEIPRESGDVATTTFTEGRWWYPTTYRDDAGDLKGTYVNVCTPVEVFPGTVRYVDLHVDVIKHADGTVERVDDDELDAAVAAGTVPEPLAERARSVAASIENAL, encoded by the coding sequence ATGAACGTCCGCGTCCGCGGGATCTACGCGACCGCGCTCACGGCGGCGTTCGGCGCCGCCGGCCACGACGTCGTCGATGCGTCCGCGCCGATCCGCGAGCGCTTCGCGGTCGACTCGCTGCCGGACGCTCGCGGGCCCGCGCCCGTGGACGCCTCGGTTCGAACGACCGGTGACCGACAGGGCGTCGGCGTCCACGGCGACGGTGAGGCGGTGGCAACGCTGACGGACCAGCTGCGCGCGGTCGGGATCGACGCGCTCGCCTGGCTCGATCCGACTCCCCGGGGTGCCGTCTTCGACGGCGAGGTGACCGAGACGCTCGGCGGCGGGGCCGTCGTCCGGCTGGCCGACGATCCGGACGCCGTCCGTGACCCGTTCGCCGGCACTGACCGTGGCGCGTCCGACGGCGCGTGGGCGGTGGCGGCGTCCGCGGCGTCCGGCGTCGCGGTCGGGGGTCGCGGAGCGGTCGAGGGCTACCTCCCGTACGGCGAAACCGCGGATCGGATCACGGTCGGCGACACGCTTCGCGTGCAGGTTCGCGAGCCCGCGCCGCCGTGGGACGACCGCCGACCGGAACTCGGCGTCGACCTTCGCGTTCCGGGGGCGCTCGCGTCGCTCGTTCCCGGCGAGGGGACGCGCGTGGACGCTCGCGATGACGCGGCCGGCCGCGAGCTGGCCGGGATGGCCGACCTCCTCGGACTGGAGCCGCCCGAGGGGTGGGGGATCCGCTGGCATCGGCCGGCGGTCGACGCCGGGATGGACGCCCTGGAGGCGGGTCTCTCGCGGGCGATCGACCGCCTCGACGCGGTTGCAGCCGTTCGCGAGGAGGACGTCGCCGCGCCCCGTCCGCTCGCGGCACCGGTCGCCGGCGCCTGGGTCTGGTTCGGCCGCGAGTCGCGGTTCGCCCTCGACGACCGACGCCGCGAGGTGACGACGACGATGCCCGGTCACCACCGCGTGAAGGCCGGCTCGGAGGGCGCGAGCGCCGGCGTCGACTTCGTGGAGGCGTTCTGTTCCCCCGAGACGCTCGCGGTGGGGGCGGGTGTCGACGACGCTTCGGGAGCCACTGACGACGGGGACGACGTCGAGTTCCCGTTCGGCGTCGTCACCGAGACGTTCGGCCCGCTCGTCGGCGACCGCGTTCGGATCGCCCACGGCAAGCCTGCGGGCCACCTCGTGGTCCTGGGCGACGGCGAGGTGACCGACCGCGACGCCGACGCGGGCCGGATCACCGTCGAGCGGTCGATGACCGCCGGCGGGACCTACGACGCGCTCGAGATCCCCCGCGAGTCGGGCGACGTCGCGACGACGACGTTCACCGAGGGACGGTGGTGGTACCCCACCACCTATCGCGACGACGCCGGCGATCTGAAGGGGACGTACGTCAACGTCTGCACGCCCGTCGAGGTGTTCCCCGGGACGGTTCGCTACGTCGACCTCCACGTGGACGTGATCAAGCACGCCGACGGAACCGTCGAACGCGTCGACGACGACGAGCTCGACGCGGCGGTCGCGGCGGGAACCGTTCCCGAGCCGCTGGCGGAGCGGGCCCGGTCGGTCGCCGCGTCGATCGAGAACGCGCTGTGA
- the uvrB gene encoding excinuclease ABC subunit UvrB: MSDADSPLSEDRPTVDRPLRVDAPFEPAGDQPDAIEALVEGYRDGATEQTLLGVTGSGKTNTVSWVVEELNRPTLVLAHNKTLAAQLYEEFRELFPDNAVEYFVSYYNYYQPEAYVEQTDTYIDKEMSINEEIDRLRHSATRSLLTRDDVIVVASVSAIYGLGDPGNYREMALELSVGDRIGREDLLAELVDRNYDRNDVDFTQGTFRVRGDTIEVFPMYGRYALRIELWGEEVDRILKVDPLQGEVVSEEPATLIHPAEHYSIPEAKLQQAIEEIETLRDQRVRQFEREGDLVAAQRIDERTTFDLEMLREAGYCSGIENYSVHMDDRDRGDPPYTLLDYFPDDFLTVIDESHQTIPQITGQYEGDKSRKDSLVENGFRLPTAYDNRPLTFEEFEAKTDRTLYVSATPGEYEREHSAQVVEQIVRPTYLVDPAVEIADATGQVDDLLERIDDRIERGERTLVTTLTKRMAEDLTEYLEEAGIEVAYMHDETDTLERHEIIRDLRLGNIDVLVGINLLREGLDIPEVSLVAILDADQEGFLRSTTTLVQTMGRAARNVNGEVVLYADEVTDSMQAAIEETRRRRAIQREFNEEHGHTPTTIDKPVGETTLPGSKTDTSGVSVGDVETEEEAHDRIEALEERMDEAASNLEFELAADIRDRIAELRSAFELDEREEGTVPEPAVEEF; this comes from the coding sequence GTGAGCGACGCCGACTCCCCGCTGTCGGAGGACCGTCCGACCGTCGACCGGCCGTTGCGCGTCGATGCCCCCTTCGAGCCGGCCGGCGACCAGCCCGACGCCATCGAGGCGCTCGTCGAGGGCTACCGGGACGGCGCGACCGAACAGACGCTGCTCGGCGTGACGGGGTCGGGCAAGACGAACACGGTCTCGTGGGTGGTCGAGGAGCTGAACCGGCCGACGCTGGTGTTGGCGCACAACAAGACGCTCGCCGCACAGCTCTACGAGGAGTTCCGCGAGCTGTTTCCCGACAACGCCGTCGAGTACTTCGTCTCCTATTACAACTACTACCAGCCCGAGGCGTACGTCGAGCAGACGGACACCTACATCGACAAGGAGATGTCGATCAACGAGGAGATCGACCGGCTGCGCCACTCGGCGACGCGGTCGCTTTTGACGCGGGACGACGTCATCGTGGTCGCGTCCGTCTCCGCCATCTACGGGCTCGGCGACCCCGGGAACTACCGCGAGATGGCCCTGGAGCTGTCGGTCGGCGACCGGATCGGCCGGGAGGACCTGTTGGCCGAGCTGGTCGACCGGAACTACGACCGCAACGACGTGGACTTCACGCAGGGCACCTTCCGCGTCCGGGGCGACACGATCGAGGTGTTCCCGATGTACGGCCGGTACGCGCTCCGGATCGAGCTGTGGGGCGAGGAGGTCGACCGCATCCTGAAGGTCGACCCGCTCCAGGGCGAGGTCGTCTCCGAGGAGCCCGCCACGCTGATCCACCCCGCGGAACACTACTCGATCCCCGAGGCAAAGCTGCAGCAGGCGATCGAGGAGATCGAGACGCTTCGAGACCAGCGCGTCCGGCAGTTCGAGCGGGAGGGCGACCTCGTCGCCGCCCAGCGCATCGACGAACGGACGACCTTCGACCTCGAGATGCTGCGGGAGGCCGGCTACTGTTCGGGCATCGAGAACTACTCGGTCCACATGGACGACCGCGACCGCGGCGACCCGCCGTACACCCTGCTCGATTACTTCCCCGACGACTTCCTGACGGTGATCGACGAGTCCCACCAGACGATCCCCCAGATCACGGGCCAGTACGAGGGCGACAAGTCCCGGAAGGACTCGCTGGTCGAGAACGGCTTCCGGCTGCCGACCGCCTACGACAATCGGCCGCTCACCTTCGAGGAGTTCGAGGCCAAGACCGACCGAACCCTCTACGTCTCCGCGACGCCCGGCGAGTACGAGCGCGAACACTCCGCGCAGGTGGTCGAACAGATCGTCCGGCCGACCTACCTCGTCGACCCCGCCGTCGAGATCGCCGACGCGACCGGGCAGGTGGACGACCTGCTCGAGCGCATCGACGACCGGATCGAGCGCGGCGAGCGGACCCTCGTGACCACGCTGACGAAACGGATGGCCGAGGACCTCACCGAGTACCTCGAGGAGGCCGGCATCGAGGTGGCGTACATGCACGACGAGACCGACACCCTCGAGCGCCACGAGATCATCCGGGACCTTCGGCTCGGCAACATCGACGTCCTCGTCGGCATCAACCTCCTCCGGGAGGGGCTGGACATCCCCGAGGTGAGCCTCGTGGCGATCCTCGACGCCGACCAGGAGGGCTTCCTCCGCTCGACGACCACGCTCGTCCAGACGATGGGGCGGGCCGCCCGCAACGTCAACGGCGAGGTCGTCCTCTATGCGGACGAGGTGACCGACTCGATGCAGGCTGCCATCGAGGAGACCCGCCGCCGCCGGGCGATCCAACGGGAGTTCAACGAGGAACACGGCCACACGCCGACGACGATCGACAAGCCGGTCGGGGAGACGACCCTCCCCGGCTCGAAGACGGACACGAGCGGCGTCTCCGTCGGCGACGTCGAGACCGAGGAGGAGGCCCACGACCGGATCGAGGCGCTCGAGGAACGGATGGACGAGGCGGCCAGCAACCTCGAGTTCGAGCTGGCGGCCGACATCCGCGACCGGATCGCCGAGCTGCGGTCGGCCTTCGAGCTCGACGAGCGCGAGGAGGGGACCGTTCCGGAGCCGGCCGTCGAGGAGTTCTAA
- a CDS encoding RAD55 family ATPase, translating to MSNVPFGVARLDSILGGGAPPGSVVLLSGESGAGAREFLYTSAAMNVLARDDEELFDLYYGELEDSSEVPPEVHYVSFTSGKAAIERELGYTMADEIAAAAAEGIRFADLSTPYFQLSPIPRDWYHGEPSTIGDLGERERHGDVLSELGEYLSRHATGNLVVIDSVTDLVSSISEEMGWNDIAMVMKGLKKAAHHWGGLILLLVNEDTLTDTERGILMDAVSGTFRFTWETGGSQRARTMVVREFRGVLSRLEEENIIRFETEIHEGGFDVTDVRKIR from the coding sequence ATGTCGAACGTGCCGTTCGGGGTCGCCCGGCTCGACTCGATCCTCGGCGGCGGCGCGCCGCCGGGGAGCGTCGTGTTGCTGTCGGGGGAGTCCGGCGCCGGGGCCCGTGAGTTCCTCTACACGAGCGCCGCGATGAACGTGCTCGCGCGGGACGACGAGGAGCTCTTCGACCTGTATTACGGCGAGTTGGAGGACTCCTCGGAGGTCCCGCCGGAGGTCCATTACGTCTCGTTCACCTCGGGAAAGGCGGCGATCGAACGGGAGCTCGGCTACACGATGGCCGACGAGATCGCCGCGGCGGCCGCGGAGGGGATCCGCTTTGCGGACCTGTCGACGCCGTATTTCCAGCTGAGCCCGATCCCGCGCGACTGGTACCACGGGGAGCCCTCGACGATCGGCGACCTCGGCGAGCGGGAGCGCCACGGCGACGTCCTCTCGGAGCTCGGCGAATACCTCTCGAGACACGCCACGGGCAACCTGGTCGTGATCGACTCGGTCACCGACCTCGTCTCCTCGATCTCCGAGGAGATGGGGTGGAACGACATCGCGATGGTGATGAAGGGGCTCAAGAAGGCGGCCCACCACTGGGGCGGGCTGATCCTGCTGTTGGTCAACGAGGACACGCTCACCGACACCGAACGGGGGATCCTGATGGACGCGGTCAGCGGCACGTTCCGGTTCACCTGGGAGACGGGCGGGTCACAGCGCGCCCGGACGATGGTCGTCCGGGAGTTCCGGGGCGTCCTCTCCCGGCTCGAGGAGGAGAACATCATTCGGTTCGAGACGGAGATCCACGAGGGCGGCTTCGACGTCACCGACGTCCGAAAGATCCGGTAG
- a CDS encoding beta-ribofuranosylaminobenzene 5'-phosphate synthase family protein has translation MAPVSVAAGARLHFGFENLSLEHERLYGALGVALDEPAVELAAEPANAVRVTDDGRGGADAPSDGTLADVRRYAETACELLGVPGAAIAVRSAIPRHVGLGSGTQLALATMAGVARTHDEAAVVRDHAPNLGRGGRSGIGVAAFEAGGFVLDAGHPTSRFTTRRPPVGEWTVPAVAARHPIPDDWRFLLVLPDAEPGRNGDDEDESIRAAVERADPDVADRIAGIVARRVLPAIADGRADAFGEAVAAVGRLNGTWYADEQGGIYRPPVGGIVASLSDAPAIAGAGQSSWGPAVYGVTDAEHAAAALEAGEDALAAAGVDGDVRIVAGRNRGARVERRRGDESTAN, from the coding sequence ATGGCCCCCGTCAGCGTCGCCGCCGGTGCCCGCCTCCATTTCGGCTTCGAGAACCTGAGCCTGGAACACGAGCGACTCTACGGCGCCCTGGGCGTGGCGCTCGACGAGCCGGCAGTCGAACTCGCCGCCGAGCCCGCGAACGCGGTGAGGGTGACGGACGACGGTCGCGGCGGCGCGGACGCGCCGAGCGACGGGACGCTGGCGGACGTCCGCCGCTACGCCGAGACGGCGTGTGAGCTCCTGGGCGTGCCGGGGGCTGCCATCGCGGTCCGGTCGGCGATCCCCCGCCACGTCGGGCTCGGCAGCGGGACCCAGCTCGCGTTGGCGACGATGGCGGGCGTCGCACGAACGCACGACGAGGCGGCGGTGGTTCGCGATCACGCGCCGAACCTCGGACGCGGCGGCCGGTCCGGGATCGGCGTCGCGGCCTTCGAGGCGGGCGGGTTCGTCCTCGACGCCGGCCATCCGACCTCGCGGTTCACGACCCGCCGACCGCCGGTCGGCGAGTGGACGGTGCCGGCGGTCGCCGCGCGGCACCCGATCCCCGACGACTGGCGGTTCCTCCTGGTGCTCCCGGACGCCGAGCCCGGACGGAACGGCGACGACGAGGACGAGAGCATTCGGGCGGCGGTCGAGCGGGCGGACCCCGACGTCGCCGACCGGATCGCGGGGATCGTGGCGCGACGCGTCCTCCCGGCGATCGCCGACGGGCGGGCGGACGCCTTCGGCGAGGCGGTCGCGGCGGTGGGTCGGCTCAACGGCACCTGGTACGCCGACGAGCAGGGCGGCATCTACCGGCCGCCGGTCGGCGGCATCGTCGCGTCGCTGTCGGACGCCCCGGCGATCGCCGGCGCCGGGCAGTCCTCGTGGGGGCCGGCCGTCTACGGGGTGACCGACGCCGAGCACGCGGCGGCCGCGCTCGAGGCCGGTGAGGACGCGCTGGCAGCTGCGGGCGTGGACGGGGACGTCCGGATCGTGGCGGGGCGGAACCGTGGCGCGCGGGTGGAACGACGGCGCGGGGATGAATCCACGGCGAATTGA
- a CDS encoding putative sulfate/molybdate transporter has translation MASLLHERDRDRLSFSANEVTGAIGDSITVLPLVVALAVVTEVSLPHVLVAFGIFQIVWGVVYGLPVSVEPMKALAALGVAGALSYAELALSGVILGIVLLVIGRSGTLALLEEWIGEPVVRGVQLAVGLVLFETAAGLAVGDPTVAAAGIAVAVLAVAVGYRHASALAVLAVGVGAAVWAAGLPTPSLPGLPPLPALADGATRGAAEGMIAQLAMTIGNAALATSLLFADRFDAEVSADDLSTSMGAMNLLAVPIGGIPMCHGCDGVAGKHAFGARTGGANVVLGAGYLLAAPFATASLLAAFPLALLGSLLAVVSLSLAGSVRQSSNLALSVGIGLAALVVNLGVAFTLGVVVHLALDRLGRSAGDA, from the coding sequence GTGGCCTCCCTACTCCACGAACGCGATCGTGATCGGCTGTCGTTCTCCGCGAACGAGGTGACCGGAGCGATAGGGGATTCGATTACGGTCCTCCCGCTCGTCGTCGCGCTCGCGGTGGTCACGGAGGTCTCCCTGCCGCACGTACTCGTCGCCTTCGGGATCTTCCAGATCGTCTGGGGCGTCGTCTACGGGCTCCCGGTCTCGGTCGAGCCGATGAAGGCGCTGGCCGCCCTGGGCGTGGCGGGCGCGTTGAGCTACGCGGAGCTGGCTCTCTCGGGAGTGATTTTGGGGATCGTGCTCCTCGTCATCGGCCGCTCGGGCACGCTCGCGCTCCTGGAGGAATGGATCGGCGAACCGGTGGTCCGTGGCGTCCAGCTGGCGGTCGGGCTGGTCCTGTTCGAGACGGCGGCCGGCCTCGCGGTCGGGGACCCGACCGTGGCCGCCGCCGGGATCGCGGTCGCGGTCCTCGCGGTGGCGGTCGGATACAGGCACGCCAGCGCGCTCGCCGTGTTGGCGGTCGGCGTCGGCGCGGCGGTTTGGGCCGCCGGCCTTCCGACACCGTCGCTCCCCGGCCTCCCCCCGCTGCCGGCCCTCGCCGACGGCGCCACTCGGGGCGCGGCCGAGGGGATGATCGCGCAGCTGGCGATGACGATCGGCAACGCCGCCCTCGCGACCTCACTGCTGTTCGCCGACCGCTTCGACGCCGAGGTGTCGGCGGACGACCTCTCGACGAGCATGGGTGCGATGAACCTCCTCGCGGTGCCGATCGGCGGGATCCCGATGTGTCACGGCTGCGACGGCGTCGCCGGAAAACACGCCTTCGGCGCCCGGACCGGCGGCGCGAACGTGGTCCTCGGCGCCGGCTACCTCCTTGCGGCGCCGTTTGCGACTGCGAGCCTACTGGCCGCGTTCCCGCTCGCGCTCCTGGGATCCCTGCTCGCAGTCGTCTCGCTGTCGCTGGCCGGAAGCGTCCGGCAATCCTCGAACCTCGCGCTCTCGGTCGGAATCGGTCTGGCGGCGCTCGTCGTGAACCTCGGCGTCGCCTTCACTTTGGGCGTCGTCGTCCACCTCGCGCTCGACCGGCTCGGCCGCTCGGCGGGCGACGCGTGA
- a CDS encoding transporter, translating into MSDESLTDRLPLVPGAVAGAGAYLLGYLLTYLWQGSAVEERLQGVNVIADLLGGEPIAVWQGVGWLFYNAHFVRTRAAGVLGGTRSWNAIAAADDGTLALLYLVPVILLVAVGALLARIGTAETAGEGAVAGTAAVVGYLPPAVAGAVVFTYDGSVAPDLVTAVLLAGIAYPVVLGAIGGAVGSVAGGVVGGMAGGEE; encoded by the coding sequence ATGAGCGACGAGAGCCTCACCGATCGACTGCCGCTCGTTCCGGGCGCCGTCGCGGGCGCCGGCGCGTACCTGCTCGGCTACCTCCTCACGTATCTCTGGCAGGGCAGCGCGGTCGAGGAGCGCCTCCAGGGGGTCAACGTCATCGCCGACCTGCTCGGCGGCGAGCCGATCGCCGTCTGGCAGGGCGTCGGCTGGCTGTTTTACAACGCCCACTTCGTTCGGACGCGCGCCGCGGGCGTGCTCGGGGGCACGCGGTCGTGGAACGCCATCGCGGCGGCCGACGACGGAACGCTCGCGCTGTTGTACCTCGTTCCCGTGATCCTGCTGGTCGCCGTCGGCGCCCTCCTTGCTCGAATCGGAACCGCCGAGACGGCCGGAGAGGGCGCCGTGGCCGGGACGGCGGCCGTCGTCGGGTACCTTCCGCCGGCGGTCGCGGGGGCGGTCGTCTTCACCTACGACGGCTCGGTCGCGCCGGACCTCGTGACGGCGGTCCTGCTCGCCGGCATCGCGTACCCGGTCGTGCTCGGCGCGATCGGCGGGGCGGTCGGCAGCGTGGCCGGCGGAGTGGTCGGCGGCATGGCCGGCGGCGAGGAGTGA